A genomic window from Microbacterium sp. H1-D42 includes:
- a CDS encoding SDR family NAD(P)-dependent oxidoreductase codes for MQITGQGALITGGASGLGLATARRLAAAGAQVTIIDLPNSNGTEVAAELGGIFAPADVTSADEVAAAVASAQAIAPLRVVVNCAGIAPPAKVLDRDGNPADLAAFERIIRINLVGTFNVISRASAVISQNEPTDSGDRGVIVNTASVAAFDGQIGQPAYSASKGGVHAMTLPIARELARYGIRVCTIAPGIMETPMLAGLPEAAQASLGEQVPYPARLGKPDEYAALVESIVANGYLNGETIRLDGAIRMAPK; via the coding sequence ATGCAGATCACGGGACAGGGCGCACTCATCACCGGAGGCGCCAGCGGTCTTGGCCTTGCCACCGCGCGCCGACTGGCCGCCGCGGGTGCGCAGGTCACGATCATCGACCTGCCGAACTCGAACGGCACCGAGGTCGCCGCAGAACTCGGCGGCATCTTCGCCCCTGCCGATGTGACCAGCGCTGACGAGGTCGCCGCGGCCGTGGCATCCGCCCAGGCGATCGCGCCGCTGCGGGTCGTCGTCAACTGCGCAGGCATCGCGCCGCCGGCGAAGGTCCTCGACCGCGACGGCAATCCTGCCGACCTCGCCGCGTTCGAGCGCATCATCCGCATCAACCTCGTCGGCACCTTCAACGTCATCTCACGGGCATCCGCCGTCATCTCGCAGAACGAGCCGACGGACAGCGGCGACCGCGGCGTCATCGTCAACACCGCCAGCGTGGCGGCGTTCGACGGGCAGATCGGGCAGCCCGCCTACTCGGCCTCGAAGGGCGGCGTACACGCCATGACGCTGCCGATCGCCCGTGAACTCGCGCGCTACGGCATCCGCGTGTGTACGATCGCACCCGGCATCATGGAGACCCCGATGCTCGCCGGCCTTCCCGAGGCGGCGCAGGCGTCGCTCGGCGAGCAGGTGCCCTACCCGGCGCGACTCGGCAAGCCCGACGAATACGCGGCCCTGGTCGAGAGCATCGTCGCCAACGGCTACCTCAACGGCGAGACGATCCGTCTCGACGGCGCCATCCGGATGGCCCCGAAGTAA
- a CDS encoding NAD(P)-dependent oxidoreductase: MSLAGKTILMSGGSRGIGLAIALRAAADGANIAMLAKTDTPHPKLEGTVHSAAEAIRAAGGQALPIVGDVRDDDDVTGAVLKAQGEFGGIDIVINNASVIDLSRSLDLAPKKYDLMQDVNVRGTFMLSRAAVPLLTEAENPHILSLSPPLNLSPKWLGAHTGYTLAKYGMTMATLGLAAEFADAGIAANTLWPRTTIATAAVQNLLGGDRVMAASRTPEVYADAAYAVLTKPAREYTGQTLIVEDVLEADGVTDFSKYAAVPGTPDNRLFPDIFLD; encoded by the coding sequence ATGTCCCTCGCAGGCAAGACCATCCTCATGTCGGGCGGCAGCCGCGGCATCGGCCTCGCCATCGCGCTGCGCGCGGCGGCCGACGGCGCGAACATCGCGATGCTCGCGAAGACCGACACCCCGCATCCGAAGCTCGAGGGCACGGTGCACAGCGCAGCCGAGGCGATCCGCGCCGCTGGTGGCCAGGCGCTGCCCATCGTCGGCGATGTGCGCGACGACGACGATGTGACCGGTGCGGTGCTGAAGGCACAGGGCGAGTTCGGCGGCATCGACATCGTCATCAACAACGCCAGCGTCATCGACCTGTCGCGCTCGCTCGACCTCGCGCCGAAGAAGTACGACCTGATGCAGGACGTCAACGTCCGCGGCACGTTCATGCTCTCGCGCGCTGCCGTGCCGCTGCTGACCGAGGCCGAGAACCCGCACATCCTCTCGCTGTCGCCGCCGCTGAACCTGTCGCCGAAGTGGCTCGGCGCGCACACCGGCTACACGCTCGCGAAGTACGGCATGACGATGGCGACGCTGGGTCTCGCGGCCGAGTTCGCGGATGCCGGCATCGCGGCCAACACGCTGTGGCCGCGCACCACGATCGCCACCGCCGCCGTGCAGAACCTGCTCGGCGGCGACCGCGTCATGGCCGCCAGTCGCACGCCGGAGGTCTACGCCGACGCCGCGTACGCCGTGCTCACCAAGCCGGCCCGCGAGTACACCGGCCAGACGCTGATCGTCGAGGACGTGCTCGAGGCCGACGGCGTGACCGACTTCTCGAAGTACGCCGCGGTGCCGGGCACCCCCGACAACCGCCTGTTCCCGGACATCTTCCTGGACTGA
- a CDS encoding phosphoribosylanthranilate isomerase, which translates to MYVKICGITTIDAARDALDAGADAIGVVFSPGSKRDLAPAKAAEIFTFAGSAADRVVVVNKMAALDAARLAIEVGGDVLQLHGPRYAVTDFEQAAGILPRIWRAISWRDYAGEPVGSMHEETLLLDAPDPGSGIAWDLSPLAAAAPAGDWMLAGGLTPANVAAAIETTGPWGVDVSSGVEASPGVKDPALVRAFIAAARAAAQ; encoded by the coding sequence ATGTACGTCAAGATCTGCGGCATCACGACGATCGACGCTGCGCGGGATGCCCTCGATGCGGGTGCCGACGCGATCGGCGTCGTGTTCAGCCCCGGCAGCAAGCGCGACCTCGCCCCTGCGAAGGCCGCCGAGATCTTCACATTCGCCGGCAGCGCTGCCGACCGTGTCGTGGTCGTGAACAAGATGGCGGCGCTGGATGCTGCCCGACTGGCCATCGAGGTCGGGGGCGACGTGCTGCAGCTGCACGGCCCGAGGTACGCCGTCACCGATTTCGAACAGGCAGCCGGCATCCTTCCCCGCATCTGGCGTGCCATCTCGTGGCGTGACTACGCGGGTGAGCCGGTCGGCAGCATGCATGAGGAGACGCTGCTGCTGGATGCGCCGGATCCGGGCTCCGGAATCGCGTGGGACCTGTCACCCCTGGCCGCGGCGGCCCCTGCCGGCGACTGGATGCTGGCGGGTGGCCTCACCCCCGCGAACGTGGCCGCGGCCATCGAGACCACCGGGCCATGGGGAGTCGACGTCTCCAGCGGCGTTGAAGCCTCCCCTGGTGTGAAGGACCCCGCCCTGGTGCGCGCATTCATCGCCGCCGCGCGGGCGGCTGCGCAGTGA
- a CDS encoding sulfite exporter TauE/SafE family protein produces the protein MIDLAPWAWALLGLAALVAGLGKTAVPGASTVSVVILASILPARTSTAAMLLLFIVGDVFALIAYRRHAHWRTLLRLAPAVVAGLLLGFLFLAVGTDELVRRTIAVILLAMIAVTLWRRRKAAKASGPLAATSYGTLAGFTTMVANAGGPVMSMYFLATRTPIKVFLGTSAWFFAIVNIVKVPMLASIGLITPSVLLMDLVLAPLVVVGALLGIALAKRMPQQLFDRLVIVLTVLGAVYLLF, from the coding sequence GTGATCGATCTCGCACCCTGGGCGTGGGCGCTGCTCGGTCTTGCTGCGCTCGTCGCCGGGCTCGGCAAGACCGCGGTTCCCGGAGCCTCGACGGTGTCGGTGGTGATCCTGGCATCCATCCTTCCGGCGCGGACGTCGACGGCGGCGATGCTGCTGCTGTTCATCGTCGGCGACGTGTTCGCGCTGATCGCCTATCGGCGGCACGCGCACTGGCGCACGCTGCTGCGGCTCGCGCCGGCCGTGGTCGCCGGTCTGCTGCTCGGGTTCCTGTTCCTCGCGGTCGGGACCGACGAGCTGGTGCGGCGCACGATCGCCGTGATCCTGCTCGCGATGATCGCCGTGACGCTGTGGCGCAGGCGCAAGGCGGCGAAGGCGTCCGGTCCGCTCGCCGCCACCAGTTACGGCACGCTCGCGGGCTTCACGACCATGGTCGCCAACGCCGGCGGGCCTGTGATGTCGATGTACTTCCTCGCGACACGCACGCCCATCAAGGTGTTCCTCGGCACGTCGGCGTGGTTCTTCGCGATCGTGAACATCGTGAAGGTGCCGATGCTGGCGAGCATCGGGCTGATCACCCCGAGCGTGCTGCTGATGGACCTGGTGCTCGCACCACTGGTCGTCGTCGGAGCACTGCTGGGCATCGCGCTGGCGAAGCGGATGCCACAGCAGCTGTTCGACCGGCTCGTGATCGTGCTGACGGTGCTCGGTGCGGTGTACCTGCTGTTCTGA
- a CDS encoding bifunctional 4-hydroxy-2-oxoglutarate aldolase/2-dehydro-3-deoxy-phosphogluconate aldolase: protein MTDRLTRTRDSGVLAVLRAPTPAAALDAAEAIIRGGITGIEVTYSTPDAPAVIRELIARHGAAAHIGAGTVTTPAQALAAAEAGAEFLVSPGTLPDLTRAMLDTDRVVMTGALTPTEVMVALDLGVDVVKIFPASLGGPSFLGALRGPFPDAPLMPTGGVKPDNLADWFAAGAVAVGAGGDLANGTSIAASDWDDLEARAARFTAALAAVRG from the coding sequence ATGACCGACCGCCTCACCCGCACCCGCGACAGCGGCGTCCTCGCCGTGCTGCGCGCCCCGACGCCTGCGGCGGCGCTGGACGCCGCCGAGGCGATCATCCGCGGTGGCATCACCGGCATCGAGGTGACGTACTCGACCCCGGACGCCCCTGCCGTGATCCGCGAGCTCATCGCCCGCCACGGCGCTGCCGCGCACATCGGCGCCGGCACGGTCACCACGCCCGCCCAGGCGCTCGCGGCCGCCGAAGCCGGCGCGGAGTTCCTGGTCAGCCCCGGCACGCTGCCCGACCTCACCCGCGCGATGCTCGACACCGACCGGGTGGTCATGACGGGGGCCCTCACGCCCACCGAGGTGATGGTGGCGCTGGATCTGGGCGTCGACGTCGTGAAGATCTTCCCCGCCTCGCTCGGCGGCCCGTCGTTCCTCGGCGCGCTGCGCGGACCGTTCCCCGACGCCCCGCTCATGCCGACCGGCGGCGTGAAGCCCGACAACCTCGCTGACTGGTTCGCTGCCGGTGCGGTGGCCGTCGGCGCCGGGGGCGATCTGGCGAACGGCACCTCGATCGCAGCCTCCGACTGGGACGACCTCGAGGCGCGCGCCGCGCGCTTCACCGCAGCTCTCGCCGCCGTGCGCGGCTGA
- the rlmN gene encoding 23S rRNA (adenine(2503)-C(2))-methyltransferase RlmN, whose product MPASDETSRPRSTPVRATGPAKTAQVRPATEGWTQKKDAEGRPMLQFASPKRGKPPVHMADLTPAERVEKIKELGMPGFRAKQLSTHYFTHYTSDPAEMTDLPAAQREELVAGMLPPLLTEVKRLETDKGDTIKFLWRLHDGALVESVLMRYPGRITLCVSSQAGCGMNCPFCATGQAGLTRNMSTAEIIEQIVRANRLIAEGGLGGKKATDHSMERVSNIVFMGMGEPLANYKRVMDAVRCMVAPQPDGLGMSARGITVSTVGLVPAIRKLSDEDIPVTFALSLHAPDDELRDELIPVNSRWKVGEALDAAREYFDKTGRRVSIEYALIKDMNDHPWRADLLASKLNSRGRGWVHVNPIPLNPTPGSIWTASDKVVQDEFVRRLNDAGIPTTLRDTRGKEIDGACGQLVATTEDEVAAAAMA is encoded by the coding sequence ATGCCTGCATCCGATGAGACCTCGCGCCCCCGCTCCACCCCGGTGCGCGCCACCGGACCGGCCAAGACGGCGCAGGTGCGCCCGGCGACAGAGGGCTGGACGCAGAAGAAGGATGCCGAGGGGCGTCCGATGCTGCAGTTCGCCAGCCCCAAGCGCGGCAAGCCGCCGGTGCACATGGCCGACCTGACCCCCGCCGAGCGCGTCGAGAAGATCAAAGAGCTCGGGATGCCCGGCTTCCGCGCCAAGCAGCTGTCGACCCACTACTTCACGCACTACACCTCGGATCCAGCTGAGATGACCGACCTGCCGGCCGCGCAGCGCGAAGAGCTCGTGGCCGGAATGCTGCCGCCGCTGCTCACCGAGGTCAAGCGCCTCGAGACCGACAAGGGCGACACGATCAAATTCCTCTGGCGCCTGCATGACGGCGCGCTCGTCGAGTCGGTGCTCATGCGCTACCCGGGCCGGATCACCCTGTGCGTGTCGAGCCAGGCCGGCTGTGGCATGAACTGCCCGTTCTGCGCCACCGGCCAGGCCGGCCTGACGCGCAACATGTCGACTGCCGAGATCATCGAGCAGATCGTCCGCGCCAACCGCTTGATCGCCGAGGGGGGCCTCGGTGGCAAGAAGGCCACCGACCACTCCATGGAGCGCGTCAGCAACATCGTCTTCATGGGCATGGGTGAGCCGCTCGCGAACTACAAGCGCGTGATGGATGCCGTCCGCTGCATGGTCGCCCCGCAGCCCGACGGCCTCGGTATGAGCGCCCGCGGCATCACGGTGTCGACGGTGGGGCTGGTGCCGGCGATCCGCAAGCTGAGTGACGAGGACATCCCGGTCACCTTCGCCCTGTCGCTGCACGCTCCGGATGACGAGCTGCGCGACGAGCTGATCCCGGTGAACTCGCGCTGGAAGGTCGGCGAGGCGCTGGATGCTGCACGCGAGTACTTCGACAAGACTGGTCGCCGCGTCTCGATCGAGTACGCGCTGATCAAGGACATGAACGACCACCCGTGGCGCGCCGACCTGCTCGCCTCGAAGCTCAACTCGCGTGGCCGCGGCTGGGTGCACGTCAACCCGATCCCGCTGAACCCGACGCCAGGGTCGATCTGGACGGCATCCGACAAGGTCGTGCAGGACGAGTTCGTTCGGCGTCTCAATGACGCTGGGATCCCGACCACCCTGCGCGACACCCGCGGCAAGGAGATCGACGGGGCCTGCGGCCAGCTGGTCGCGACCACCGAGGACGAGGTCGCCGCCGCCGCTATGGCGTGA
- a CDS encoding histidine phosphatase family protein codes for MKTLLLARHAKSDWGDPALADHDRPLNARGRRDAPVMARRLRDEGIRLTHIVASTALRARSTADEYAAAYGIEVADEPLLYAASARSILAVAANLPDDADIAMLVGHNPGMQDAVAELTGDFVEFPTCAIAECAIEVGSWAELIEGSGRMLRLRVPGDA; via the coding sequence ATGAAGACGCTGCTGCTGGCCCGTCATGCGAAGTCCGACTGGGGCGATCCCGCCCTCGCCGACCACGATCGGCCGCTGAACGCCCGCGGACGCCGGGACGCACCGGTGATGGCCCGCAGGCTGCGCGATGAGGGCATCCGACTCACCCACATCGTTGCGAGTACGGCACTTCGGGCCCGCAGCACCGCCGACGAGTATGCGGCAGCGTACGGGATCGAGGTCGCCGATGAGCCACTGCTGTATGCCGCATCCGCCCGCTCCATCCTCGCCGTCGCCGCGAACCTTCCTGACGATGCCGACATCGCGATGCTCGTCGGGCACAACCCCGGCATGCAGGACGCCGTGGCCGAGCTGACCGGCGACTTCGTCGAATTCCCGACGTGTGCGATCGCAGAGTGCGCGATCGAGGTCGGGTCATGGGCGGAACTGATCGAGGGCAGCGGTCGGATGCTGAGACTGCGAGTTCCGGGCGACGCGTGA
- a CDS encoding DUF4407 domain-containing protein has product MSYSAHRPGRMDSQGRISFEADGPQGPDGQPGDDDLDFLRDYEPTGSTPPEADEHDTATRPHDVIGPDSGPVTEADASAAEPVASTGRQARPKRERMPRAERTPRPKRERIPGSRLRTLAILGGAEGEILDRVPGETPRFVQMFFVLLGTALVSAISMMFALTTGVQVAIWVAVPLALVWAAIIFNLDRFLTSTMTSTRSVFKMIALALPRVAMAALIGFLVAEPLVLQVFHNDIAREVASTNITQSQSDQEALESGPEKLALDAASDRVATLENQAATGIVDGTDAGSASTSAAKSTVDEITVKMADQQKVIDGARALYQCELTGEGAGTVPGCTGVNGQGSSSDAAKAQLAQAQQTYDALSAQLRSANDDLSAAETSAKQNTSSSEATNREQAKDQLPAAQQTYQQALAAYNARADSVASGNAQAVGLLSQITGLNRLAAKEPTIWWAHWLIAALFFMIELLPVLVKVLTSWGDPSLYEKAKAIRKQVDLDRVTADGFRDRAAIVAEHAAPRTGASAVGVSDAAASDPADAATRAIDTAPSDAGPPTEPVTRADLREPAGV; this is encoded by the coding sequence ATGTCGTATTCCGCACATCGCCCTGGCCGGATGGATTCGCAGGGGCGGATCTCGTTCGAAGCCGATGGTCCTCAGGGCCCAGACGGGCAGCCCGGCGACGACGATCTCGACTTCCTGCGCGACTACGAGCCGACCGGCAGCACCCCACCCGAAGCGGACGAGCACGACACGGCGACGCGCCCGCATGACGTCATCGGACCCGACTCCGGCCCGGTGACCGAAGCAGACGCGAGCGCGGCCGAGCCCGTGGCATCCACTGGCCGCCAGGCTCGACCGAAGCGCGAGCGGATGCCGCGCGCCGAGCGCACCCCTCGGCCCAAGCGCGAGCGCATTCCTGGCTCGCGCCTGCGCACCCTCGCCATCCTCGGCGGCGCCGAAGGCGAGATCCTCGACCGCGTGCCCGGCGAGACCCCGCGTTTCGTGCAGATGTTCTTCGTGCTGCTCGGCACCGCCCTCGTCTCGGCGATCTCGATGATGTTCGCCCTCACCACCGGCGTGCAGGTCGCGATCTGGGTGGCCGTGCCACTGGCGCTCGTGTGGGCGGCGATCATCTTCAATCTCGACCGCTTCCTCACCTCGACCATGACGTCGACTCGCAGCGTCTTCAAGATGATCGCTCTCGCGCTGCCGCGCGTGGCGATGGCCGCGCTGATCGGCTTCCTCGTCGCCGAGCCACTGGTGCTGCAGGTGTTCCACAACGACATCGCGCGCGAGGTGGCATCCACCAACATCACCCAGTCGCAGTCCGACCAGGAGGCCCTGGAATCCGGCCCTGAGAAGCTCGCTCTCGATGCGGCGTCCGACCGCGTCGCGACGCTGGAGAACCAGGCCGCCACCGGCATCGTCGACGGCACCGACGCGGGCTCCGCGTCGACCTCGGCGGCCAAGTCGACGGTCGATGAGATCACCGTCAAGATGGCCGACCAGCAGAAGGTCATCGACGGTGCCCGCGCGCTGTACCAGTGCGAGCTGACCGGTGAGGGCGCTGGCACCGTGCCCGGCTGCACCGGCGTGAACGGGCAGGGGTCGAGCTCGGATGCCGCCAAGGCGCAGCTCGCGCAGGCGCAGCAGACCTACGACGCGCTCTCCGCGCAGCTGCGTAGCGCGAACGATGACCTCTCCGCGGCTGAGACCTCTGCGAAGCAGAACACCTCGTCGTCCGAGGCCACCAACCGCGAGCAGGCGAAGGACCAGCTGCCCGCCGCGCAGCAGACCTACCAGCAGGCGCTCGCCGCTTATAACGCGCGGGCCGACTCGGTCGCCTCGGGCAACGCGCAGGCGGTCGGACTGCTCAGTCAGATCACCGGGCTGAACAGGCTCGCCGCGAAGGAGCCGACCATCTGGTGGGCGCACTGGCTGATCGCCGCGCTGTTCTTCATGATCGAACTGCTGCCAGTGCTCGTGAAGGTGCTCACCAGCTGGGGAGACCCGTCGCTGTACGAGAAGGCGAAGGCGATCCGCAAGCAGGTGGACCTCGATCGGGTCACCGCCGACGGCTTCCGCGATCGGGCTGCGATCGTCGCCGAGCATGCTGCGCCGAGGACAGGAGCGAGCGCGGTCGGGGTGTCGGATGCTGCAGCATCCGATCCCGCCGACGCGGCCACCCGTGCGATCGACACGGCGCCCTCTGACGCCGGTCCGCCCACCGAGCCGGTGACGCGCGCCGACTTGCGCGAGCCCGCCGGCGTCTGA
- a CDS encoding aldo/keto reductase family protein encodes MVNYRFLGNSGLKVSEITYGNWVTHASQVDDSAAVATVHAALDAGITTFDTADTYANTAAEVVLGKALAGQRRASLEIFTKVYFPTGPQGPNDTGLSRKHIFESINGSLERLGTDYVDLYQAHRYDYETPLEETMQAFADVVRQGKALYIGVSEWTAEQLRAGHELSTQLGFQLISNQPQYSMLHRVIEGKVVPASEELGISQIVWSPMAQGVLSGKYLPGQPVPDGSRATDPHSGAHFIKSFLRDEILEAVQRLKPIAAEAGLTMPQLAIAWVLQNPNVAAALVGASRPEQLADTVKASGVVLDAGTMAAIDNALAGVVNEDVEHTYTVSPKARLT; translated from the coding sequence ATGGTCAACTATCGCTTTCTCGGCAACAGCGGTCTCAAGGTCTCGGAGATCACGTACGGCAACTGGGTGACGCACGCGTCGCAGGTCGATGACTCGGCGGCGGTCGCGACGGTGCATGCCGCGCTGGATGCCGGAATCACCACCTTCGACACCGCGGACACCTACGCGAACACCGCCGCCGAGGTCGTGCTCGGCAAGGCGCTCGCGGGCCAGCGTCGTGCGAGCCTCGAGATCTTCACCAAGGTCTACTTCCCGACCGGCCCGCAGGGCCCGAACGACACCGGCCTCAGCCGCAAGCACATCTTCGAGTCGATCAACGGATCGCTCGAGCGTCTAGGCACCGACTACGTCGACCTGTACCAGGCGCACCGCTACGACTACGAGACGCCGCTCGAGGAGACGATGCAGGCCTTCGCCGACGTCGTCCGGCAGGGCAAGGCGCTCTACATCGGCGTCTCGGAGTGGACCGCAGAGCAGCTGCGCGCTGGACACGAGCTCTCGACGCAGCTGGGGTTCCAGCTGATCTCGAACCAGCCGCAGTACTCGATGCTGCACCGCGTGATCGAGGGCAAGGTGGTGCCGGCCTCTGAAGAGCTCGGCATCTCGCAGATCGTCTGGTCGCCGATGGCGCAGGGCGTGCTGAGCGGCAAGTACCTGCCGGGTCAGCCCGTGCCTGACGGCTCGAGGGCGACCGACCCGCACTCCGGGGCGCACTTCATCAAGAGCTTCCTGCGTGACGAGATCCTCGAGGCGGTGCAGCGGCTGAAGCCCATCGCTGCCGAGGCCGGGCTCACCATGCCGCAGCTTGCGATCGCCTGGGTGCTGCAGAACCCGAATGTCGCGGCGGCCCTGGTGGGCGCTTCGCGCCCCGAGCAGCTCGCCGACACCGTCAAGGCATCTGGCGTGGTGTTGGATGCCGGCACGATGGCCGCGATCGACAATGCGCTTGCGGGCGTGGTGAACGAGGACGTCGAGCACACCTACACGGTGTCGCCGAAGGCCCGCCTGACCTGA
- a CDS encoding carbohydrate ABC transporter permease — protein MSTTMVVTTAGASKSARHSTANQRRGPRKVTVGGVVRFVGLGLWLIITMFPLYWITLTSFKSPATVNSYPIEYWPSDPSVENYIGLFQDSSFGVFLGNSALVALVAGVAATLVALLSAYVIARFEFRGKGAVMIAFLVTQMIPAFIALGPLYSMMSDLGLVDTRPGLMLVYVAICIPFSTIMLRGFFENVPDALEEAAMIDGCSRIGALFRVIVPVMGPGIIAAFIFNFVNCWNELFLSVVLINSDDKRTVPSALNGFISTFNIEWGPMAAAAVLTILPTMVMFALASRWIVAGLTSGAVKE, from the coding sequence ATGAGCACGACAATGGTCGTCACCACGGCCGGCGCTTCGAAGAGCGCACGACACAGCACGGCGAACCAGCGCCGCGGCCCGCGCAAGGTCACAGTCGGAGGGGTCGTGCGCTTCGTCGGCCTCGGCCTCTGGCTGATCATCACGATGTTCCCGCTGTACTGGATCACGCTGACCTCGTTCAAGTCGCCGGCGACGGTGAACAGCTACCCGATCGAGTACTGGCCGAGTGACCCCTCGGTGGAGAACTACATCGGCCTGTTCCAGGACAGCTCGTTCGGCGTCTTCCTCGGCAACTCGGCGCTCGTGGCGCTGGTCGCCGGTGTCGCGGCGACGCTCGTCGCACTGCTGAGCGCCTATGTGATCGCACGCTTCGAATTCCGCGGCAAGGGTGCGGTGATGATCGCATTCCTGGTGACGCAGATGATCCCAGCGTTCATCGCTCTCGGCCCGCTGTACTCGATGATGTCCGACCTCGGCCTGGTTGACACCAGGCCCGGCCTGATGCTGGTGTACGTCGCGATCTGCATCCCGTTCTCGACGATCATGCTGCGCGGCTTCTTCGAGAACGTGCCGGATGCGCTCGAAGAGGCGGCGATGATCGATGGATGCTCGCGCATCGGCGCGCTGTTCCGGGTGATCGTGCCGGTGATGGGCCCCGGCATCATCGCGGCGTTCATCTTCAACTTCGTCAACTGCTGGAACGAGCTGTTCCTGTCGGTCGTGCTCATCAACAGCGACGACAAGCGCACGGTGCCTTCGGCGCTGAACGGCTTCATCTCGACGTTCAACATCGAGTGGGGTCCCATGGCCGCGGCCGCCGTGCTGACGATCCTGCCGACCATGGTGATGTTCGCCCTCGCCAGCCGCTGGATCGTCGCAGGGCTCACGTCCGGCGCCGTGAAGGAATAG
- a CDS encoding sugar ABC transporter permease → MSARTAKGGPAISGASPAGRRRPFRARHALTILAFLSPAIVFVCWFTYVPMLQGARMAFLDWNLWDLTSTPFVGFDNFVTVFSDPVFPTVAWNSVLWVVCSLVPQFVLGFLIALALRKRFRFRGVYQALVFFPWAVSGFLIGMLFRWMFNAEFGVINDLLMKVGLISQPLPWLADPTLAMTAVITANIWYGVTFFAIMILAALQSVPDDVLEAASLDGAGKARQLFSVIIPYIATTLFLTVLLRIIWIFNFPDIIWAMTGGGPANQTQIVTTWMINFTQQGNYGVASAIGLIVVAFLFVFCGFYLMVMKRVQR, encoded by the coding sequence ATGTCCGCTCGCACTGCGAAGGGAGGCCCCGCGATCAGCGGGGCCTCCCCGGCGGGCCGCCGTCGCCCGTTCCGCGCACGGCATGCACTGACGATCCTGGCGTTCCTCTCGCCGGCGATCGTGTTCGTGTGCTGGTTCACCTACGTGCCGATGCTTCAGGGCGCGCGGATGGCGTTCCTGGATTGGAACCTGTGGGACCTGACCTCGACGCCGTTCGTCGGGTTCGACAACTTCGTCACAGTGTTCAGCGATCCGGTGTTCCCGACCGTCGCCTGGAACTCCGTGCTCTGGGTGGTCTGCTCGCTCGTGCCGCAGTTCGTGCTCGGATTCCTCATCGCGCTCGCGCTGCGCAAGCGCTTCCGGTTCCGCGGCGTCTACCAGGCGCTGGTGTTCTTCCCGTGGGCGGTGTCCGGCTTCCTGATCGGGATGCTGTTCCGCTGGATGTTCAACGCAGAGTTCGGCGTGATCAACGACCTGCTCATGAAGGTCGGACTCATCTCGCAGCCGCTGCCATGGCTCGCGGATCCGACGCTGGCGATGACCGCCGTGATCACCGCGAACATCTGGTACGGCGTCACCTTCTTCGCGATCATGATCCTCGCCGCGCTGCAGTCCGTTCCTGACGATGTGCTCGAAGCCGCCAGCCTCGACGGTGCCGGAAAGGCGCGACAGCTGTTCTCGGTGATCATCCCGTACATCGCGACCACGCTGTTCCTGACAGTGCTGCTGCGGATCATCTGGATCTTCAACTTCCCTGACATCATCTGGGCGATGACCGGCGGTGGACCTGCGAACCAGACCCAGATCGTGACCACGTGGATGATCAACTTCACCCAGCAGGGCAACTACGGCGTGGCGAGCGCCATCGGCCTGATCGTCGTCGCCTTCCTGTTCGTGTTCTGCGGTTTCTACCTGATGGTGATGAAGAGGGTGCAGCGATGA